The segment AGTATATCGAATGAAATATCTTCCAAATCCTCCGATACCGTTTCTCCATCTTCTCCGAGCTTGTCCAATAGGGAGTTGAAGCTGAGTTCTTTAAAGATGTCGATCACTTTCTTCTTGTCGAATCCCTCATAAAGAAGTTCCTCCACTGTGACTTCCACTGGTGCCTCGGTCATGATGGTGGCTAACTCTTTACTCATGATTGCCTGTTCTTTATTGTCCTCTAGCTTCTCCTTCAGTTTCTTACCGCTGACTTTATCAATGGATTCAAGTAGAGTTTCAATCGTGCCGAATTCTTTTAACAGCTTGATAGCCGTCTTTTCCCCAACTCCAGGCACACCAGGAATATTATCTGACGAATCTCCCATCAGTCCTTTCATGTCAATGATCTGGTCTACGTTAAGGCCATATTTCTCTTCAATGAAGGCAGGAGTATAGGAATCCACGTCTGTAATCCCTTTTTTCGTAATATCCACTGTAATTTTTTCTGTTGCAAGTTGGGTTAAATCTTTATCACCTGAAATGATTTTCACTTCAAACTCATCTTTGGCAGCCTGCTGTGCTAGGGTACCGATGATATCATCTGCTTCGTATTCCGGCAGCTCGTAACGTTTAATGTTGTATGCGTCTAGAAGCTCTCTTAAGAAAGAAAATTGCTCGGATAGTTCTGGTGGCGTTTTTTGACGACCGCCTTTGTATTCTCCGAACGTCTTATGTCGGAAAGTCGTCTTACCTGCATCAAATGCCACCAGCATATGTGTAGGTTTTTCCTCTTCCAGGATGCGCATCAGCATCATAGTGAACCCATAAATGGCGTTGGTATGTATTCCTTTTTCATTACTTAATAGTGGTAGTGCGAAGAAAGCACGATAAGCAATGGAGTTCCCATCAATCAATACTAATTTGTTTGCCAAGTTGACTCCTCCTTTGTACCTTTTATCTTATGTATAAATCTAAAGTGAAAAAGCCACAATTCTTCTTCTATTCTATCATGGATAGGAATAGAAACAAAAATTGTGGCTTTATTGTTATAACTGGAGTTCCCTCAAAAATTTAGTGGTTACTTTTCACTGCAGGCACTCGCTTTCCACGGGGCGGTGCTTGAGCCTCCTCACAACGCTCGGGGGTCTCAAGTCTACCGCTACCTCCCGTCGGAGTCGAGTGCCTTCCGCTCCAATCCACTTTACATAAATACTTTATTCCATTCCGCCCATTAGCAGTTTGGCATATGGGGAATCTGATGGTAGGACAATGACCGTTTCACCGTCTATGGTCTTTTTATAGGATTCGAGAGTACGGTATAGCTCATAGAATTCTGCATCCTTGGAGAACGTGTCATTATAAATTTTAGCCGCTTCCCCTTCACCTTGCCCACGTATGGTATCAGCATCGGCTTCCGCTTTAGCAAGGATTTCCCTTACTTCACGATCAGTATTGGCCATGATTCTGTTTTTGTCAGCATCCCCACGAGAAAGATATTCTTGGGCAGTCGATTGACGTTCGGAAATCATTCGTGTGAATACAGCATCTTCATTTTCTGGTGGCAGATCGGTTCTTCTCATACGTACATCTGTCACAACGATCCCGTAATTATCTCTTGCTAGCAGTTGATTCACTCTTTCCGTAACTCGATCGTTCAGACTTCCCCTAGAAGATTTTTCATCATTGATGATATCATCATAATTTAATTGACCAAGCTCTGTTCTGACGACAGAGAAAACAAATTCAGACATTTTTGTTTCGGCGTTCACAAGACTTGCAAGATTGCTGATCATCAGTTGTGGATCTTCCACTCGCCAAACCACATAGTTATCGATAAGCATCCGCTTTTTGTCGCGAGTGTTTATTTCTGCACTTGCTTCATCATATAGCATCTGGTACTTAGGGACAGTCGTCACAGATTGGATAAATGGGGTTTTAAAACTCAATCCAGGCTCATCAACAATTTTGACTACTTCTCCAAACTGTCTGACCACCTTATATTCGCCTTCTTTAACAACAAACACATTGGCTAGAATGATTCCAAGGACTACAAGAACTACTACTCCGACTAATCCTCCTCGGATAACTGTCCTCCATTGTACATCAGGCTTTTTCTTTTCGAGGTTGATGATGTTCTGATCACTCATT is part of the Sutcliffiella sp. FSL R7-0096 genome and harbors:
- a CDS encoding protease modulator HflC translates to MSDQNIINLEKKKPDVQWRTVIRGGLVGVVVLVVLGIILANVFVVKEGEYKVVRQFGEVVKIVDEPGLSFKTPFIQSVTTVPKYQMLYDEASAEINTRDKKRMLIDNYVVWRVEDPQLMISNLASLVNAETKMSEFVFSVVRTELGQLNYDDIINDEKSSRGSLNDRVTERVNQLLARDNYGIVVTDVRMRRTDLPPENEDAVFTRMISERQSTAQEYLSRGDADKNRIMANTDREVREILAKAEADADTIRGQGEGEAAKIYNDTFSKDAEFYELYRTLESYKKTIDGETVIVLPSDSPYAKLLMGGME